One Mesorhizobium loti genomic window carries:
- a CDS encoding alkyl hydroperoxide reductase gives MSLQEKLDAFKADFEGKAPKQAVEIMHRATADLIASGQADQALTAGAVAPAFTLSEADGGSVRSSDLLARGPLVISFYRGVWCPYCNIELGALREAWPAIQATGAQLISISPQSLANGRKAKRDKQIDFPMLSDPHGEVADAFGLRFRLPDDLIALYQSFGVDLPAINEDPSWKLPMPARFVIGQDGVIAYAEVSPDYTRRPDPADLLPVLMRLQGSIAA, from the coding sequence ATGTCTCTTCAGGAAAAGCTCGATGCCTTCAAAGCCGACTTTGAAGGCAAGGCCCCCAAGCAAGCGGTCGAGATCATGCATCGCGCGACCGCTGATCTCATAGCGTCGGGTCAGGCCGACCAGGCTTTGACGGCGGGCGCCGTTGCCCCGGCCTTCACATTGTCGGAGGCAGATGGCGGTTCTGTCAGATCGAGCGATCTGCTTGCCCGCGGTCCGCTGGTGATCAGTTTCTACCGAGGTGTCTGGTGTCCCTATTGCAACATCGAACTAGGCGCTTTGCGGGAAGCCTGGCCGGCAATCCAGGCCACAGGCGCGCAACTGATCTCCATCTCCCCGCAGTCGCTGGCGAACGGCCGCAAGGCCAAGCGCGACAAGCAGATAGATTTCCCGATGCTGAGCGATCCCCACGGTGAGGTGGCTGACGCCTTCGGTCTGCGGTTTCGCCTGCCGGACGACCTGATCGCGCTGTATCAGAGCTTCGGCGTCGATCTGCCGGCGATCAACGAGGACCCCTCATGGAAATTGCCGATGCCGGCTCGCTTCGTGATCGGACAGGACGGCGTCATCGCCTATGCCGAAGTCAGTCCAGACTACACGCGTAGACCCGACCCGGCCGACCTTTTGCCCGTCCTCATGCGACTGCAGGGCTCAATCGCGGCCTGA
- a CDS encoding Possible transporter, Major facilitator superfamily MFS — MAIANVTAASAARRWSMLVVISIGAFLPMTTWFSATAIAPQLTRLWDLSPEQAAWVTGAVQIGFAIGALASSMAGLLDIISLRKVIGVSALAAAAANLCLLFAPSVGLLLAARFVTGMALAGVYPPALKLVSTWFSRGRGTALGILLAALTLGSAFPHLVSAHAAELAWQDVIVATSLAAMAGALLIFWLGEEGPYPFARSTFDPRHIKTLLRNRALMLANLGYLGHMWELYAMWGWILAYIRAGGPGLGVGGPGAASLLAFLVVASGGIGSIIGGIVADRIGRTATAAAMMAVSGLCALTIGLTFVGPLWLFAAVAILWGTTVIGDSAQFSAMATELSDPRYVGTALSLQLSIGIALTFVSIHLTGSMAQTVGWRWSFLVLAPGPVLGVAAMLALRRIPAARQIAHGLR, encoded by the coding sequence ATGGCGATCGCGAACGTCACCGCTGCCAGCGCCGCCCGGCGCTGGTCGATGCTGGTCGTGATCTCGATCGGCGCCTTTCTGCCGATGACCACATGGTTTTCCGCGACGGCGATCGCACCGCAACTGACACGGCTCTGGGACCTTTCTCCTGAGCAGGCAGCCTGGGTCACTGGTGCCGTGCAAATCGGCTTTGCGATTGGCGCATTGGCTTCCAGCATGGCCGGCCTTCTGGATATTATCTCGCTTCGCAAAGTGATCGGCGTCAGTGCCTTGGCGGCGGCCGCAGCCAACCTCTGTCTGTTGTTCGCGCCCTCCGTCGGCTTGCTGCTGGCGGCCCGTTTTGTCACCGGCATGGCGCTGGCGGGCGTCTATCCACCGGCGCTGAAACTGGTGTCGACCTGGTTCAGCCGCGGGCGGGGAACCGCACTTGGCATTCTCCTCGCGGCGCTGACGCTTGGTTCTGCCTTTCCTCATCTAGTATCAGCACATGCCGCCGAACTGGCTTGGCAAGACGTCATCGTCGCGACCTCCCTTGCGGCAATGGCGGGTGCGTTGTTGATCTTCTGGCTCGGCGAGGAGGGGCCTTATCCTTTTGCCAGGTCGACATTCGACCCTCGCCACATCAAAACACTGCTACGCAACCGCGCGCTGATGCTCGCCAATCTAGGCTATCTAGGCCACATGTGGGAACTCTACGCCATGTGGGGCTGGATACTGGCCTACATCAGGGCGGGCGGCCCTGGTCTTGGCGTTGGTGGCCCGGGAGCGGCCTCCCTGCTGGCGTTCTTGGTCGTGGCATCGGGCGGGATCGGCTCGATCATCGGCGGTATCGTGGCGGATCGGATCGGCCGCACCGCAACGGCGGCCGCGATGATGGCGGTCTCCGGCCTCTGCGCACTGACCATAGGCCTGACCTTCGTCGGTCCGCTCTGGCTGTTCGCCGCCGTCGCCATTCTCTGGGGAACGACCGTCATCGGCGATTCCGCGCAATTCTCGGCGATGGCGACCGAATTGAGCGATCCACGCTATGTCGGCACGGCCCTTTCCCTGCAGTTGAGCATCGGCATTGCGCTTACCTTTGTCTCCATCCACCTGACAGGATCGATGGCGCAGACCGTTGGCTGGCGCTGGAGCTTCCTGGTTCTGGCGCCTGGCCCGGTGCTCGGTGTCGCGGCAATGCTAGCGCTCCGGCGCATACCCGCAGCACGACAAATAGCGCATGGGTTAAGGTAA
- a CDS encoding diguanylate cyclase: MATTTAQPWKQVAWLTLLGTAGSLGLSLGLNYLLLFSDALTPFARSMITAGLLPVIIGLPLFALIGWNRVEIHRYRQELNRSGTYDRLTGCLNGPVFTSMVERRAARRSGPGPRSGAFLIIHPEHLRSINMRFGLEWGDEALRLIVSTIQSSVREEDLIGRIGASMFGVFLSGATEAEAKEIGERIRTRIAQVYFAPKGTEDVLTIKVGGVMLENEMEFSDMFRSAEQHLSDTQDDAGFELTHLHS; encoded by the coding sequence ATGGCGACCACCACTGCCCAGCCCTGGAAGCAGGTCGCATGGCTGACATTGCTGGGGACCGCCGGGAGCCTCGGCCTTTCCCTTGGCCTCAACTACCTGCTGCTGTTCAGCGACGCGCTGACGCCGTTCGCCCGCAGCATGATCACCGCGGGCCTGCTGCCGGTGATCATCGGCCTGCCGCTTTTCGCGCTGATCGGCTGGAATCGCGTCGAAATCCACCGCTACCGGCAGGAACTCAACAGGTCCGGGACCTATGACAGGCTGACGGGCTGCCTGAACGGGCCGGTCTTCACGTCGATGGTTGAACGGCGGGCAGCCAGGCGATCGGGGCCAGGACCGCGCTCGGGCGCCTTCCTGATCATTCATCCGGAACACCTTCGCTCCATCAACATGCGCTTTGGCCTTGAATGGGGCGACGAGGCCTTGCGGCTCATCGTCTCGACCATACAGTCGTCGGTGCGCGAGGAGGATCTGATCGGACGCATCGGCGCCTCGATGTTCGGGGTTTTCCTCTCGGGCGCGACGGAAGCAGAAGCCAAGGAGATCGGCGAGCGCATCCGCACGCGTATCGCGCAAGTCTACTTTGCGCCAAAAGGCACCGAGGATGTCCTCACCATCAAGGTCGGCGGCGTGATGCTGGAGAACGAGATGGAGTTCTCGGACATGTTCCGGTCCGCCGAACAGCACCTGTCCGACACGCAGGATGACGCGGGGTTTGAACTGACGCATCTCCACAGCTGA
- a CDS encoding Extracellular ligand-binding receptor has protein sequence MEAVRQGCSPQIWAIALALAMTLSGCQSKGGVSEVLDPAAVAAPAGQNGAAGPGPAQASQSLGSGSAKVTMLLPLSAPGTSGETGRKMLDGAKLAMTDIGNGLLTLTVEDTKGDSAQASKLAVQAITTGSKVVIGPTELPSAQHIATLSGSKRPPVLALADNFAGGAGVYAVRLSEADSAAAGAAGLAAKGSKKFVLLVAEGSNASAVEKRVANGLSIYGATLAVTVPYSAGDSGTKAVDQMGSLVDAPDAVIIASGDGSPAPVLAALKSKGIPGKAISVVGTDRWLEHPMDPLFEGAYIATLDPGETGPIADRFRTTYNYQADVNVAYAYDMVALTAGIASAVGPDGFSKQVLENPNGFRGSTGLFRFRADGSSQRSMPFYRIEKGALKLVAKSTSGF, from the coding sequence ATGGAAGCTGTCCGGCAGGGCTGCAGTCCGCAGATTTGGGCAATCGCCCTGGCGCTCGCCATGACCTTGTCGGGCTGCCAGTCGAAAGGCGGCGTTTCCGAAGTGCTCGATCCGGCGGCGGTCGCCGCGCCTGCGGGACAGAATGGCGCTGCCGGCCCCGGTCCGGCCCAGGCGAGCCAGTCGCTCGGCTCCGGTTCCGCCAAAGTCACGATGCTGCTGCCCTTGTCCGCTCCTGGGACGTCAGGGGAAACCGGCCGGAAGATGCTCGACGGCGCCAAGCTGGCGATGACGGATATCGGCAATGGATTGCTGACGCTGACGGTAGAGGACACGAAAGGCGACAGTGCGCAGGCCAGCAAATTGGCGGTGCAAGCCATCACGACGGGATCCAAGGTGGTCATCGGCCCGACCGAACTGCCTTCGGCCCAGCATATCGCCACGCTGTCGGGATCGAAGCGGCCACCGGTTCTGGCGCTTGCCGACAATTTCGCGGGCGGCGCCGGGGTTTATGCCGTGCGCCTCAGCGAAGCCGACAGCGCCGCGGCGGGCGCAGCGGGGCTCGCCGCGAAAGGCAGCAAGAAGTTCGTATTGCTCGTCGCGGAAGGCTCGAACGCCAGTGCCGTGGAGAAGCGGGTGGCGAACGGCCTCAGCATCTATGGGGCGACGCTCGCGGTCACTGTGCCTTATTCGGCCGGCGATAGTGGCACGAAGGCGGTCGACCAGATGGGCTCACTCGTGGACGCTCCCGACGCGGTCATCATTGCCAGCGGCGACGGCAGCCCCGCGCCTGTCCTTGCCGCCCTCAAATCAAAGGGCATTCCGGGAAAAGCAATCTCTGTCGTCGGAACGGACCGTTGGCTGGAACACCCCATGGATCCACTGTTCGAGGGCGCATACATCGCCACGCTCGATCCAGGCGAAACCGGACCGATCGCCGACCGCTTCAGGACGACATACAATTACCAGGCCGACGTCAATGTGGCCTATGCCTATGATATGGTTGCCTTGACGGCGGGGATTGCCAGCGCGGTCGGACCTGACGGCTTCAGCAAACAGGTGCTCGAAAACCCGAACGGGTTTCGCGGATCGACCGGTTTGTTCCGTTTTCGCGCTGACGGATCGAGCCAAAGATCGATGCCATTCTATCGGATAGAAAAGGGTGCGCTCAAACTGGTTGCCAAATCGACGTCGGGTTTCTGA